Proteins encoded within one genomic window of Anopheles gambiae chromosome 3, idAnoGambNW_F1_1, whole genome shotgun sequence:
- the LOC1280097 gene encoding uncharacterized protein LOC1280097 yields MPYRWDTYALVLLALTVSWSALPPATGCPAEVCVCKWKGGKQTVECGGRFLNRLPDGMDPGTQVLNFSGNSLTILQSERFRKMELINLQKIYLARNQLVKIHDRAFRGLTNLVELDLSDNTLSEVPTETFQDYAALMRLSLSGNPIRALRASAFKQLSYLTTLELSNCQIELVEDEAFIGMDNLEWLRLDGNRIATIRGAHVLPESLHGINLQSNRWHCDCHLTDVYTWLNSFNVPQREEIKCSGPARLAGETVKTLTLDDLACLPVVTPETSYREIAEGRNISLDCRIVATPEPTVAWLFQGQVLLNDSFLSPNLHLYYFVDELDGAKHSELFIYNINADDNGTYSCVAENSAGRVQTNYTLHVIVKEEPVVEQVTFSEEYFLAIVAASAATAVLLALLCCIVACKCARARRASGSGAKKPRGAKGATADGLVGVPAGQQKCASITHDLGEPLTAGKLNGALGLGDGSNPQDIVLYLNANPNGLDKAALNNMTAMAQFCSPPSARSYQDQNPDLINDAESGQHKARPRPDAIDSDLGEKDSDEQSSVQDGGSEVSFQQQQQHQQQQQQQQGQGQGPYYPPMVLRGPRFASSALSTLPRGGTAALGGKDLSAYQHQVDIHLSPGCFLDQNGYPVDLSLMAAPSGPPVNYYRTLPHKKHQQQLQQQQQQPGGPGKPIARYANDAEFINRTQSPAAYQMYAPTDVRYTAEGYPQHEHGQFPSPPDGYKGEVHPVAYMSSAAAASAGFCVGPAPGPPQQWPTFLPGFHPQLIPIMAPAGGALLASPMMPSPSGQQQQQQQLLSSPQTQPGSALKKCSVGAQTSELDKDVIPEQREEEEEEEDEQDGGGGGSTVKLRHLTGPLADSPDEGYVGDSHETSDI; encoded by the coding sequence ATGCCGTACCGGTGGGACACGTACGCACTGGTACTGCTGGCGCTGACGGTCAGCTGGAGCGCGCTGCCCCCGGCGACCGGCTGCCCGGCggaggtgtgcgtgtgcaagTGGAAGGGCGGCAAGCAGACGGTGGAGTGTGGTGGCCGCTTCCTAAACCGGCTGCCGGACGGTATGGATCCGGGCACGCAGGTGCTCAACTTCTCCGGCAACAGCCTGACGATACTGCAGAGCGAGCGGTTCCGCAAGATGGAGCTGATCAACCTGCAGAAGATCTACCTGGCTCGCAACCAGCTGGTCAAGATACACGACCGGGCGTTCCGGGGGCTCACCAATCTGGTCGAGCTCGACCTGTCCGACAACACGCTGTCGGAGGTGCCGACGGAAACGTTCCAGGACTATGCGGCCCTGATGCGGCTGTCGCTGAGCGGCAACCCGATCCGGGCGCTGCGTGCGAGCGCCTTCAAGCAGCTGTCCTACCTGACGACGCTCGAGCTGAGCAACTGCCAGATCGAGCTGGTCGAGGACGAAGCGTTCATCGGGATGGACAATCTCGAGTGGCTGCGGCTCGACGGCAACCGGATCGCGACGATACGCGGGGCGCACGTGCTGCCCGAGTCGCTGCACGGCATCAATCTGCAGAGCAACCGGTGGCACTGCGACTGCCACCTGACGGACGTGTACACCTGGCTGAACAGCTTCAACGTGCCGCAGCGCGAGGAGATCAAGTGCAGCGGTCCGGCGAGGCTGGCGGGCGAAACGGTCAAGACGCTGACGCTCGACGATCTCGCCTGTCTGCCGGTGGTGACGCCCGAGACGTCGTACCGCGAGATCGCCGAGGGGCGTAACATCTCGCTCGACTGCCGGATAGTGGCAACGCCCGAGCCGACGGTGGCGTGGCTGTTCCAGGGCCAGGTGCTGCTGAACGATAGCTTCCTGTCGCCCAACCTGCACCTGTACTACTTCGTCGACGAGCTGGATGGGGCGAAGCATAGTGAGCTGTTCATCTACAACATCAACGCGGACGACAACGGGACGTACTCGTGCGTGGCGGAAAACTCGGCCGGCCGCGTGCAGACCAACTACACGCTGCACGTGATCGTGAAGGAGGAGCCGGTGGTCGAGCAGGTGACGTTTTCCGAGGAGTACTTCCTGGCGATCGTGGCGGCGAGTGCAGCGACGGCCGTGCTGCTCGCCCTGCTCTGCTGCATCGTCGCCTGCAAGTGTGCCCGAGCGCGCCGCGCTTCGGGCAGTGGCGCGAAGAAGCCGCGCGGCGCCAAGGGTGCCACCGCCGATGGGTTGGTTGGGGTACCGGCCGGCCAGCAAAAGTGTGCCTCGATTACGCACGACCTCGGGGAGCCGCTGACGGCGGGCAAGCTGAACGGTGCGCTCGGGCTGGGCGACGGCAGCAACCCGCAGGACATCGTGCTCTACCTGAACGCGAACCCGAACGGGCTGGACAAGGCGGCGCTGAACAACATGACGGCGATGGCGCAGTTCTGCAGCCCACCGTCGGCCCGCAGCTACCAGGACCAGAACCCGGACCTGATCAACGATGCGGAGAGTGGGCAGCACAAGGCGCGGCCCCGGCCGGACGCGATCGATTCGGACCTGGGCGAGAAGGACTCGGACGAGCAGAGCAGTGTGCAGGACGGTGGCAGTGAGGTTagcttccagcagcagcagcagcaccagcaacagcagcaacagcagcaaggtCAGGGACAGGGTCCCTACTATCCACCGATGGTGTTGCGGGGTCCGCGCTTCGCCTCCTCCGCCCTCTCCACCTTGCCGCGCGGTGGAACGGCAGCGCTCGGCGGGAAGGACCTGTCCGCCTACCAGCATCAGGTCGATATCCATCTCAGTCCGGGCTGCTTCCTCGACCAGAACGGCTACCCGGTCGATCTGAGCCTGATGGCGGCCCCGAGCGGGCCACCGGTCAACTACTACCGCACGTTACCGCACAaaaagcaccagcagcagttgcagcagcagcagcagcagccgggtgGCCCCGGCAAGCCCATCGCGCGGTACGCGAACGATGCCGAGTTTATTAACCGCACACAATCACCAGCCGCCTATCAGATGTACGCCCCGACCGACGTGCGGTACACGGCCGAGGGCTACCCGCAGCACGAGCACGGCCAGTTCCCTTCCCCGCCGGACGGCTACAAGGGCGAGGTGCACCCGGTGGCCTACATGAGCTCGGCGGCGGCTGCGTCGGCCGGCTTCTGCGTGGGACCGGCGCCCGGACCGCCCCAGCAGTGGCCCACCTTTCTGCCCGGGTTCCATCCGCAGCTCATCCCCATCATGGCACCGGCCGGCGGTGCCCTGCTAGCCTCTCCCATGATGCCATCCCCCAgcggtcagcagcagcagcagcagcaactgttGAGCAGTCCACAGACGCAGCCGGGCAGTGCGCTGAAAAAGTGTTCGGTGGGTGCGCAAACGTCCGAGCTGGACAAGGACGTCATACCGGAGCAgcgcgaggaggaggaagaggaggaggacgagcaGGACGGGGGTGGAGGCGGTAGTACGGTGAAGCTGCGGCATCTGACTGGCCCGCTGGCGGACAGCCCGGACGAAGGGTACGTCGGCGACAGCCACGAGACGAGCGACATTTGA